TGGAATTGTTCGATCAATCCTTATGCTTTCAATAAATATCGACAGACTTGGAGCATtgtattttccgattttctatttcaaatatCATCGGAAATTTCCCATTTCCATCATAGTGATTCTCACATTAACATACATATTAGTTGATCAATATGTAACGTTTGAATATTGCAACTATATAATATCAGTTCCTTTGGATTGCTTTGATTTCCAATGTGCCGTCAATCAGTGTGTATTCGAACATTGGTTTTATCGTGATCAAGTgatgtatttttcaaacggatttttgtcgattttgctttgtttccGCCTGTACATTTGGAATACCTTCAAAAAGGCAGCCAGTAGTCATGCACTTTCTAGAGTGAGCCAGCCTTTTCCGCACGTGGtatcagaaagtcccatttcgctttgatcttcgaaaaatgcgggaggtgagacgcagacatctcatttgatttcgcatggttaagagcgtgctgacgtcacaatttttctgggaaaaattcccgcatgtTCTGTAGATCAAGTGGTagtgggacagcctgacaccacgtgtttccgattttttgcaaTCCCATCAAATTCAGGCGACACGAATTGCTGTTCTGGACTCAATCGTAATTCTCTGCTTCCATATAATTCCGCTTCTAGTCTTTCGATATTTTCCCACTGTGAACTACTATAATTTCGGCCCATGGACGgcagttttcaaacattccgGATTCACAGTTGAAGCAATAATTCTTCGAAAACTTTTGTTCCgggagaaaaaagttatatgcATAAGAATTGCACCACATTTCTAGTAGTCTTGTTCGTTGatcttgtaatttt
This is a stretch of genomic DNA from Caenorhabditis elegans chromosome V. It encodes these proteins:
- the srbc-65 gene encoding Serpentine Receptor, class BC (Class B-like) (Predicted) — translated: MFLIKTLIFIISGILCQTASYLNLSILIAIFYTKKVPAKPDLVLFYSRLIIDTAYPFCASFNKFYYFLHLFTEKLVIRNATFFMLWPIIPLGIVRSILMLSINIDRLGALYFPIFYFKYHRKFPISIIVILTLTYILVDQYVTFEYCNYIISVPLDCFDFQCAVNQCVFEHWFYRDQVMYFSNGFLSILLCFRLYIWNTFKKAASSHALSRATRIAVLDSIVILCFHIIPLLVFRYFPTVNYYNFGPWTAVFKHSGFTVEAIILRKLLFREKKVICIRIAPHF